The genomic window CCCTGCGCGACCTGCTCGCCGAACTCGATCGCGTGCTCGCTCCCCGGGGTCGGATCGTCGCGGACATGTACGATCCCACCGCCGTCGAAGCCGAGGACCTCAGCGAGTACCTCGACGGTCGCTGGCTCGCCGACGGCGTCGCGACGAGGCGATTTCGCCTGCGATACGACGGCACAGCAGGTCGCTGGCGAACGCTCCTGATGGCCTCGCCGGACGCGCTCGAAACGATCGTGGCACCGACGTCGTGGTCGATCGGACGGGTCGAACGCGACGAGGGAACGCGCCATCTGTTCGTGCTCGAACGCGGGGCCGACCGGTGACGACGCGGTGTGTCGACCGACGACTGCGACCGTCGCCGCAGCTACAGGCCGTCGAAGCCTCGAGGTAGGACCGACCTACCGGGTGTCCGCTCGCTGGTAGCTTGGCCACGAAAGCTTTATCAGTCGGTTGGTTCGCTGCCCGTACGTGGCATCCATCCCGAGGCGCTCGCTGCTGGTCGCGATCGCGATCGTGCCGATCGCGTTCCTGGCAATCCTCGGCGGCACGAACGTCGTCGCCCTCGACGACGACGGCGCACCGGCAGCGGCAGAAGTGTGGGGTGGCTCCGATCCCTTCGTCACCGACACCGACGGCGACGGGCTCGACGACGCCACCGAGTACGACATCGGAACGGATCCGCGGGTCGCGGACACCGACGGCGATGGCGTCGAGGACGGGCGGGAGAGACAGCTCGGAACGGACCCGACTCGGGCCGACACGGACGACGACGGCCTGCCCGACGGCAGCGAGGTCGCCATTGGCACTGACCCGTTCCTCGCCGACACCGACGGGGATGGACTCCCCGACGGCGCGGAGGTCGACGGGGCGACCCGCGACGGCGTCTCGCTACCCGACGCCGATCCGCTCAGGATGACGCTCTACGTCCGGATCGATCACGCCGAGGGTGCAGCTCCCGTTAGCGCCGCCGACGCCGAGCGGCTCGCGGCCCACTTCGCAGCGATGCCGATCGAGAATCCTGACGGCTCGACGGGCGTCGATCTCCAGGTCCAGCGCGGCGATCGGCTCAAGGTCGGACCCTACACCGGCGAGAACTTCGACGCGCTGGCGGCGGCGTCCGAGCGGGTCCGAGGCGATCGCAGCCGAGTCGCTCGCGGTATCCTCGTCGTCCCGTTCGAGAGCGACCTCGCCTCCGTCGGCTACGGGCGAACGCCGGGGCGGTTCCTGGTCGTCGACGCCGGGGCCTCCGCCGACGATCGCGAGTCGATCGCCGTCCACGAGCTCCTCCACAACGTCCTGGGGGAGCTGGACGCATCACCCGGGCGCTGCGAGGCCGACCCCGCGCACTACTGCGACGGCGGCTGGCTCGAACCGTCGCTGGGCGACGGGTTCGAACGGACGCTCCCGCAACCGGTCGCGGAGCAGGTCGAGGACGACGGTTTCCAGGGCTGAAGGCGGCCCCTCGACCCGGCGCCGATCGTCACCGTCCGCTGCGGCTCACAGCGGGAACGACTCGACCGTCTCGTAGACCGGTCCGTCGTCCTCGAGCGTGGACTCCGTCAGGGTGACCGCGTCGACCTCGAACGTCCCGACGTCGGGCGATCGTTCTTCGAGCACGGACTGGACGTGTCCCTTGCCGCCCGCGTGGTCCATCCGCCCGATCGTCACGTGGGGCGTGAACTCGTGCTCCTCGGGATCGAAGCCGAGCCCGACGGTTCGCTCCTCGATGGCTCGCTGAAGCGCCAACAGCTCGCCCGCGCCCTCGTCGATCCCGACCCAGAGCACTCTGATGTACTCCGGCGAGGGAAAGGCGCCGAGTCCTCGCACCCCGACCTCGAAGGATCCGACGTCGGCGTCGGCCACGCCAGCCGCGATCGCGTCGACCGTCGCGTCGAGGTCCGGGTCGTCGCCGGCCGTCGTCTCCGGCACGTCCCCGAGAAATTTCAGCGTGACGTGGGCCTGCTCGGGATCAATGAGCCGCACCCCGCTGGCCTCGCCGAACGGCTCCTGCACGTCTGCGACGGCGTCCGCGAGGTCCTCGGGAAGGTCGACGCTGACGAACAGTCGCATGCCCGTTCTCCGACGAGCGCAGGGAAAAGGTCGTCGTGGCTCCGTGTTGGCACCGATCGCGGATGCGGTCGCTGAGCGGTTGCGTTGCGGTGATGGAGCAGTGGCGGGGCGGTGGCGGAGTGGCGGCGGAGCGGTCGCGGGCTGATGCGGCGGCCGTGGCGGTGGCTGGCCTTTTTCATGGACGTTTTTGCGGAGAGCAGGCGCTCCAGCGCCTGCTCTCCGGAAAAAGGTTCACATGAAGTCGTCCAGCGAACTCGCCTTGTTCTTGTCGTTCTCGAACACCCGGGCGATCGACCTGTCGAGGACCTCGAGGCGCTGTTTCGTGTACTTGCGGGCGCCGTACTCCTCGGCGACTTCCATGGCGGTCTCCATGTACTTGTTCACGGAGCCCTCGTGGACGGTGAGCGTGATGTCGCCGCCACACTCCCGGCAGTCCCGCGAGAGCGGGGCCCGGCGGAACTTCTCGCCGCAGTCGAGACACCGGACCTCCTGTCGGGAGAACGCTCGCAGGTTGCCGATCAGGTCGGGGAGGAAGTGGTACTCGATGACGCGCTCGGCGACGTCGGTCTCGTCGACGGCCCGGAGCGTCCGAGCGAGTTCGAGCTGGGCGTTCATCTTGTCCATCATCGAGTCGAGCGTCTTGTACGCCGAGAGATCGGGGCCGGCGGCGATGTCTGTCGTATCGTGGGTGAAGCCGAAGCCGGAGTACTCCTCATCGGTGCCGAGGGTGTCCTCGACGATCTCGACGTCGACGTCCTCGGGGTCGGCCAGTTCGCGAGTCGCCTCGTAGAACTCGCGGGGGTACTCGGTGACGACGTCGACGTTGTGGGCCTCGTCGTCGATCTCCTGGGGGTCGATCCGGGAGGACATGACGAGCGGGGCGTCCATCCGGCCCCCGCGTTGGTCAGGGAGGTAAGACTTGGAGAAGTTGAGGAGGCCGTCGAGGAGGAGCATTACGCAGTCTTCGTCCCCGTCGCAGTTTCGGCGCTTCGCCGCGTGGAAGTACGGATGTGCGTAGCCCCCCGCGACGTTCGTGAACCCGATCACCCTGCCCACCACCGCGGCGGAGGTGTGCGGCGCCATCCCGAAGACGAGTTCGCCGACGAGGTCGTCGTTGTCCTCGAGTTCGTAGTACGGATCGAGCCCGTAGTAAGACTCCAGCAGGTCGTCGACGAAGTCGGCGGTCTTGAGCATGTGCTCGGCGCCGCCCTCTGAGAGGATCACGTCCTGGACTTTCAGTTCGACCACCTGGTCCTCGTGGCGGAGGTCGTCGCCGTGGACGTCTTCCTCGTACCCGAGCTGGCGGAACTGGTCGACCGAGACGTCCAGTTCGGCGGGCTTGACCGCGGTGACGGGCAGGTCCGTCATGTCGTAGCGGACGGTACCGTCCTTGAACGCCGAGACGCCGTGCTTGGCGCGGAGGACGCCCTTCTCGATGGGCTCGGGCGTCTTGAGCCGTGAGGTGAGCCCCTTGACGCCTTTGAGCATGTCGAAGGCGTGCTCGCGTTCGCCGACGGCGTCCATCGCGTCGTGGTAGGCCTCGCCGACGTCGATGCGGCGCTCCTCGACGGCGGAGCCCTCGACCTCGCATCGGTCGCACTGCACCCGGCCGGCGTCGTCGGGTTCGAGCACCGTGTCGCACTCGGGGCAGGTGTAGTGGGGCTCGATGTGCTCGCCGCAGTCGGGGCAGCGAGGCTCGTGGGTCTCCACGTCGCAGTCGTGGCACTTCCGGACGCCGATCTCGACGGCGACCTCGCCCGGCGTCTCCGAGAGCGAGTCGGCGTGGTGGGTCGCGGCGCCGACGTCGCGCTGGTCGCCGCCGGCGTTCCCGATCGGGAAGAGCGTGTGGACCGCGGGCGAGAGTTCCCTGGACTCGGACTTCTCCGGACGGCCCATCCGACAGCCGACGCGAGTGGGCGCCTTCTCGCGGATTTCGAAGGGCGCGACGGCGTCGACGGCCTTCACGGCGTTGTTCCCGTCCTCCCACTCTCGCGCCTCGCTCGGGAGGTCGTCGAGGGTCCACGGTCGCTGGCGATCCTCGTCGAGCCCGAGCGAGGCGGCGAGCGGGCGCCAGGCTGGGACGAAAATATCGTCGTCGCGCTGGCGGTGGGGAACGAGCAGGGTTTCGAGGGTCCGGGCTACCTCAGGGTCGAATTCGAGGACCAGTTCGGTGTCGTTCCCTGTGGTGCCATCGGTGGGTGCTGTGGCTGCGGTGCCTCCGTCAGCGACTGCGTCACCGGGGCCGGCGTCCGGAGACCGAACTTCTCCGACAGCGACGGCGTCGGCGAGCCGATCGACGTCCCCGACCGACACGTCGTGCCAGACGTAGGTGTACGCGGGGTGGAGCGGCGCGTCGAATTCCTCGGCCCACTCGATCGCGGTCTCGGGATCGGGGTCGGCGAGGTCGACCGCGGGGTCGTCCTCGAGCGCCTGGACGTCGACGCCCGCG from Salinarchaeum sp. Harcht-Bsk1 includes these protein-coding regions:
- a CDS encoding thrombospondin type 3 repeat-containing protein, with protein sequence MASIPRRSLLVAIAIVPIAFLAILGGTNVVALDDDGAPAAAEVWGGSDPFVTDTDGDGLDDATEYDIGTDPRVADTDGDGVEDGRERQLGTDPTRADTDDDGLPDGSEVAIGTDPFLADTDGDGLPDGAEVDGATRDGVSLPDADPLRMTLYVRIDHAEGAAPVSAADAERLAAHFAAMPIENPDGSTGVDLQVQRGDRLKVGPYTGENFDALAAASERVRGDRSRVARGILVVPFESDLASVGYGRTPGRFLVVDAGASADDRESIAVHELLHNVLGELDASPGRCEADPAHYCDGGWLEPSLGDGFERTLPQPVAEQVEDDGFQG
- the thpR gene encoding RNA 2',3'-cyclic phosphodiesterase, with protein sequence MRLFVSVDLPEDLADAVADVQEPFGEASGVRLIDPEQAHVTLKFLGDVPETTAGDDPDLDATVDAIAAGVADADVGSFEVGVRGLGAFPSPEYIRVLWVGIDEGAGELLALQRAIEERTVGLGFDPEEHEFTPHVTIGRMDHAGGKGHVQSVLEERSPDVGTFEVDAVTLTESTLEDDGPVYETVESFPL
- a CDS encoding DNA polymerase II large subunit, with product MKPEDEQYFDRLEAELDRAMAIAEEAKSRGEDPEPEVEIPTARDMADRVENILGIEGVAERVRELEDDFSREEAALELVEDFVEGRVGSYESDAGKIEGAVRTAVALLTEGVVAAPIEGIDRVEIDQNDDGTDYVTVAYAGPIRSAGGTAQALSVLVADYARSLLDVGEFKPRDDEIERYAEEIELYSNETGLQYTPKDKESKFITEHCPVMLDGEATSDEEVSGFRDLERIDTNSARGGMCLVLAEGIALKAPKIQRYTRNLDEVEWPWLQDLIDGTIGKNDGDEEADEAESGDSASEEETANAEDEEGDAHADGPDGPPRIDENGKFLRDLIAGRPVFGHPSESGGFRLRYGRSRNLGDATAGVHPATMRLVDDFLAPGTQIKTELPGKAAGVVPVDSIEGPTVRLANGDVRRIADDAEAKEVRNGVEAILDLGEYLVNYGEFVENNHPLAPAAYATEWWAQDLEAAGVDVQALEDDPAVDLADPDPETAIEWAEEFDAPLHPAYTYVWHDVSVGDVDRLADAVAVGEVRSPDAGPGDAVADGGTAATAPTDGTTGNDTELVLEFDPEVARTLETLLVPHRQRDDDIFVPAWRPLAASLGLDEDRQRPWTLDDLPSEAREWEDGNNAVKAVDAVAPFEIREKAPTRVGCRMGRPEKSESRELSPAVHTLFPIGNAGGDQRDVGAATHHADSLSETPGEVAVEIGVRKCHDCDVETHEPRCPDCGEHIEPHYTCPECDTVLEPDDAGRVQCDRCEVEGSAVEERRIDVGEAYHDAMDAVGEREHAFDMLKGVKGLTSRLKTPEPIEKGVLRAKHGVSAFKDGTVRYDMTDLPVTAVKPAELDVSVDQFRQLGYEEDVHGDDLRHEDQVVELKVQDVILSEGGAEHMLKTADFVDDLLESYYGLDPYYELEDNDDLVGELVFGMAPHTSAAVVGRVIGFTNVAGGYAHPYFHAAKRRNCDGDEDCVMLLLDGLLNFSKSYLPDQRGGRMDAPLVMSSRIDPQEIDDEAHNVDVVTEYPREFYEATRELADPEDVDVEIVEDTLGTDEEYSGFGFTHDTTDIAAGPDLSAYKTLDSMMDKMNAQLELARTLRAVDETDVAERVIEYHFLPDLIGNLRAFSRQEVRCLDCGEKFRRAPLSRDCRECGGDITLTVHEGSVNKYMETAMEVAEEYGARKYTKQRLEVLDRSIARVFENDKNKASSLDDFM